The genome window AAAATAAAGCTGCTAAGAAGATAAAAATTGAATTAATAATGCAAGCCATCAACTGGATTTTTGCAGTATTAATTCCACTGGCATACGCACTGTCATTATTACTTCCCACTGCGTAAATATATCGTCCAGTTTTGGTTTTGCTGATAATGAACCAAAGAAAACAGGCTATTATAATGAGGATTAAAGCTGGTGGTATATAACTACCAAATTTTTTTAAAATTTCTGGTGCTCCTTGTACGGCATTGAAATTATAAAAGCCCTTAAACCAATCAACCGATTCCCCACCGGGAGTAGGTCGCAAGAATAAAGCAATTCCCAACCACATATAAGATGTGGCGAAGGTAACAATCACCGGAGGGATTCTTAAATATCCTATCCCTATACCATTGATTACTCCAACGAAAATTGCCACTCCAAATGTAATAAGCAAAGCATAAATTCCGGTTACTGGATCGTTTTTCTTCATAACAGTTGTTAAAACACAGGTAAAGAGTGAAAGTGCTGAACCTGCTGAGAGGTCTAAACCGCCAGAAATAATAACGACAGCCCCACCCATGGTAAGAAGTATTAATGGCATAAAAGCGTTGATATTTCGAACTATGGCCTTGATTTCAAAAAAATTCTTTTGCAGTACAGCGGTCAGAGTAAGCATCACAATGAGAATCAGTAAATTGGAGTATTCAGGCTTAAATATACCTTTGATGAAGGAAGTTCCTTGCTCGGCTTTAATTATTTTACTCATTCCCTTCTTCACGCCCTATCTTTTATTTTATCCTCATTGAGCAAGCGATAATGGCTTCATCAGTAATCTCATCTCTCTCAAGCGTTGCTACAATCTGGCCTTCGTACATGATTAATATTCTATCGCAATATTGAATTAGTTCTTCATTATCACTCGCATATAATATAACACTCATCTTTTTATCGCGAACCTGGTTAACGATAAATTGATAGAGATCTCTTTTTGCTCCTACATCTACTCCTTTAGCTGGATCGGCTAGTAAGAGAACATTGGTATCAAATGATAGCCATTTCCCGACTACAACTTTTTGCTGGTTTCCACCGGATAGGGTTTCAACCGGCATATCAATATTGGAAGTTTTGATGGACAGGACATCAATAACCTGATCACATTCATTTCGATATTTTTTGAAAGGAACAAAGAGTGGGTGGTTTTGATTTCCCATTTTCGGGAAAATCATATTATTTAACACTGAATGTTTTAAAAATAAACCTTC of Candidatus Atribacteria bacterium ADurb.Bin276 contains these proteins:
- the rbsC_41 gene encoding Ribose transport system permease protein RbsC, with product MSKIIKAEQGTSFIKGIFKPEYSNLLILIVMLTLTAVLQKNFFEIKAIVRNINAFMPLILLTMGGAVVIISGGLDLSAGSALSLFTCVLTTVMKKNDPVTGIYALLITFGVAIFVGVINGIGIGYLRIPPVIVTFATSYMWLGIALFLRPTPGGESVDWFKGFYNFNAVQGAPEILKKFGSYIPPALILIIIACFLWFIISKTKTGRYIYAVGSNNDSAYASGINTAKIQLMACIINSIFIFLAALFFVGQNQSGDARMGDPLTLRAIASAVVGGIALTGGRGSVYFALVGALIMSFVNKIIFFANIPNAYQTLVSGLIVIIAIAGPIAYTLYNRERA